The following proteins are co-located in the Terriglobia bacterium genome:
- a CDS encoding BON domain-containing protein, whose product MIRKFNIILVALAVVLAAGTVRANIDLGQRIHHEIAMLPYSSIFDWVEADLQANGTVVLLGAVTRPSIKQDAEYRVRHLEGVTNLKNQIEILPLSRLDDQIRAGVYRSLFNRNSTLSGYALGANPSIHIIVDNGAVTLKGFVSSAMDKQLAGAAANAVFGVMKLENDLQVESHS is encoded by the coding sequence ATGATTCGGAAGTTCAATATCATTCTGGTGGCGTTAGCGGTCGTTCTGGCGGCAGGTACGGTACGGGCCAACATAGATCTCGGTCAGCGGATCCATCACGAAATCGCGATGCTGCCCTATAGCAGCATCTTTGACTGGGTCGAGGCGGATCTTCAGGCCAACGGAACGGTGGTGCTTCTGGGAGCCGTTACAAGACCCTCGATCAAACAGGATGCAGAATATCGCGTGCGTCATCTGGAAGGCGTGACGAACCTGAAAAACCAGATCGAGATTCTGCCGCTGTCGAGGCTTGACGATCAGATCCGTGCCGGCGTCTACCGGTCGCTGTTCAACCGGAACTCAACATTATCCGGCTACGCGCTCGGCGCGAATCCGTCGATCCACATCATCGTGGATAACGGCGCCGTCACGCTGAAAGGCTTCGTCTCGAGTGCGATGGACAAACAGCTTGCCGGCGCCGCCGCGAACGCAGTCTTCGGCGTGATGAAGCTCGAAAACGATCTGCAGGTCGAATCCCACTCCTAA